From Actinopolyspora lacussalsi, a single genomic window includes:
- a CDS encoding SulP family sulfate permease (product_source=KO:K03321; cog=COG0659; ko=KO:K03321; pfam=PF00916,PF01740; superfamily=52091; transmembrane_helix_parts=Outside_1_22,TMhelix_23_45,Inside_46_49,TMhelix_50_72,Outside_73_93,TMhelix_94_113,Inside_114_119,TMhelix_120_142,Outside_143_151,TMhelix_152_169,Inside_170_175,TMhelix_176_198,Outside_199_223,TMhelix_224_246,Inside_247_265,TMhelix_266_288,Outside_289_297,TMhelix_298_315,Inside_316_316,TMhelix_317_339,Outside_340_365,TMhelix_366_388,Inside_389_493): protein MSLPAVLRTRPSWLSPRVLRTEALAGLVVALALIPEAISFSIIAGVDPRVGLFASFTMAVTLAFAGGRPAMISGATGAIALVVAPVAQQHGVEYLVATVVLGGVMQALLGALGVARLMRFLPRSVMVGFVNALAILIFTAQLPYLTDVSWKVYALAAVGLGIMVGLPRLTKAIPAPLVAIVVVTGIAVTAGIPVPTVGDQGQLPDSLPVLGIPAVPMTFETLRIIAPFALALALVGLMESLMTAKLVDGLTDTHSNKTRVSWGQGVANIVTGFFGGMGGCAMIGQTMINVKSGARTRLSTFLAGALLLVLVLALGDIVALIPMAALVAVMVMVAVGTFDWHSIHPKTLRRMPKSETTVMLATVAVTVFTHNLAIGVVVGVVVALVLFAHRVAHLVSVDSVLDPDGSTKIYRVTGQLFFASSNDLVFQFDYANDPANVVIDLSEAHVWDASTVASLDAITTKYRERGTEVSISGMNEPSEQRHAALAGNLGGHH, encoded by the coding sequence ATGTCGCTTCCTGCTGTCCTGCGAACACGTCCGTCCTGGCTGTCCCCACGTGTGCTGCGCACCGAGGCGCTGGCCGGACTCGTCGTCGCGCTCGCGCTCATTCCCGAGGCGATCTCGTTCTCCATCATCGCCGGGGTGGACCCGCGCGTAGGGCTGTTCGCCTCGTTCACCATGGCCGTCACGCTCGCGTTCGCCGGTGGGCGCCCCGCGATGATCTCCGGTGCCACCGGAGCGATCGCGCTGGTCGTCGCTCCCGTCGCCCAGCAGCACGGCGTTGAGTACCTGGTGGCCACCGTCGTCCTGGGCGGGGTGATGCAGGCCCTGCTCGGCGCGCTCGGCGTCGCCCGGCTGATGCGTTTCCTGCCGCGCAGCGTGATGGTCGGCTTCGTCAACGCGCTGGCCATTCTCATCTTCACCGCCCAGCTGCCCTACCTGACCGACGTCTCCTGGAAGGTCTACGCACTGGCAGCGGTCGGACTGGGCATCATGGTCGGTCTGCCCCGACTGACCAAGGCGATCCCGGCCCCGCTGGTGGCGATCGTGGTGGTCACCGGCATCGCCGTGACGGCGGGAATCCCCGTTCCCACGGTCGGTGACCAGGGGCAGCTGCCCGACAGCCTGCCGGTGCTCGGCATTCCCGCCGTACCGATGACCTTCGAGACCCTGCGGATCATCGCCCCCTTCGCGCTGGCGTTGGCCCTGGTGGGCCTCATGGAGTCGTTGATGACGGCCAAGCTCGTCGACGGCCTCACCGACACCCACTCCAACAAGACCCGCGTCTCGTGGGGACAGGGTGTGGCCAACATCGTCACCGGCTTCTTCGGCGGCATGGGTGGCTGCGCGATGATCGGGCAGACCATGATCAACGTGAAGTCCGGCGCCCGGACCAGGCTGTCGACCTTCCTCGCCGGGGCGCTGCTGCTCGTGCTCGTGCTCGCACTGGGCGACATCGTCGCGCTGATTCCGATGGCCGCCCTGGTCGCGGTCATGGTCATGGTCGCGGTGGGCACCTTCGACTGGCACAGCATCCACCCGAAGACGCTGCGCAGGATGCCCAAGAGCGAGACCACCGTCATGCTCGCCACCGTCGCGGTCACCGTGTTCACCCACAACCTCGCCATCGGGGTCGTGGTCGGCGTGGTGGTGGCGCTGGTGCTCTTCGCGCACCGAGTGGCGCACCTGGTCAGCGTGGACAGCGTCCTCGATCCGGACGGCAGCACGAAAATCTACCGCGTGACCGGCCAGCTCTTCTTCGCCTCCAGCAACGACCTGGTGTTCCAGTTCGACTACGCCAACGACCCCGCCAACGTGGTCATCGACCTGTCCGAGGCCCACGTCTGGGACGCCTCCACCGTGGCCTCGCTCGACGCGATCACCACCAAGTACCGGGAACGTGGCACCGAGGTGAGCATCTCGGGGATGAACGAACCCAGCGAGCAGCGGCACGCCGCCCTCGCGGGCAATCTCGGCGGGCACCACTGA
- a CDS encoding DNA-binding transcriptional MerR regulator (product_source=COG0789; cath_funfam=1.10.1660.10; cog=COG0789; pfam=PF13411; smart=SM00422; superfamily=46955), producing the protein MVDGHMQIGEVAERTDLSLRTIRYYEEVGLVVPSARSQGGFRLYTEADLQRLAVIKRMKPLGFQLEEMRELLELLSRDTTELTGREQERLRDFRHKADEQCDRLRTRLRTAEEFAETLHKRLAD; encoded by the coding sequence ATGGTGGACGGGCATATGCAGATCGGTGAGGTCGCCGAGCGCACCGACCTGTCGTTGCGCACGATCCGCTACTACGAGGAAGTCGGTCTGGTCGTGCCGAGCGCGCGCAGTCAGGGTGGGTTCCGGCTGTACACCGAGGCCGATCTGCAGCGCTTGGCCGTGATCAAGCGGATGAAGCCACTGGGGTTCCAGCTCGAGGAGATGCGTGAGCTGCTGGAGCTGCTCTCCCGGGACACCACCGAGCTGACGGGCCGCGAGCAGGAGCGGCTGCGGGATTTCCGGCACAAGGCCGATGAGCAGTGCGACCGGCTGCGGACCCGACTGCGGACCGCCGAGGAGTTCGCCGAGACGCTGCACAAACGTCTGGCCGACTGA